A single region of the Kryptolebias marmoratus isolate JLee-2015 linkage group LG10, ASM164957v2, whole genome shotgun sequence genome encodes:
- the LOC108237729 gene encoding TLE family member 5-like, producing MMFPQSRHSASSQSSQALKFTTSDSCDRIKDEFQFLQAQYHSLKLECDKLASEKSEMQRHYIMYYEMSYGLNIEMHKQAEIVKRLNGICAQVLPYLSQEHQQQVMGAIERAKQVTPPEMNSIIRQQLQVQHLSQLQGLTLPVAPLPLGLTPPSLPAVSSSSGLLSLSSILANYSHGQPQAVKEDKARDAAERAPRGEDGDKSD from the exons ATGATGTTTCCTCAATCCAGGCACTCG GCGTCATCTCAGTCCAGTCAAGCCCTGAAGTTCACCACATCTGACTCTTGTGACCGGATCAAGGATGAGTTCCAGTTCCTCCAAGCACAGTAccacag TTTGAAGCTGGAATGCGACAAACTGGCCTCTGAGAAGTCGGAGATGCAGCGTCACTACATCATG TACTATGAAATGTCCTACGGCCTGAACATTGAAATGCACAAACAG gCTGAAATCGTGAAGCGGCTGAATGGGATCTGTGCCCAGGTGCTGCCTTACCTGTCACAGGAG caCCAACAGCAAGTCATGGGTGCCATAGAGAGAGCCAAGCAGGTCACACCTCCTGAGATGAACTCCATCATACGA CAACAGCTACAGGTGCAGCACCTGTCCCAGCTCCAGGGCCTGACCCTGCCGGTGGCGCCGCTGCCCCTGGGCCTCACCCCGCCCTCCCTGCCGGCCGTCTCTTCCAGCTCGGGCCTGctctccctctcctccatcCTGGCCAACTACTCTCACGGCCAGCCGCAGGCGGTGAAGGAGGACAAGGCCAGAGACGCTGCGGAGAGGGCGCCCCGAGGAGAGGACGGAGACAAGTCCGACTAG